A window of Gimesia sp. contains these coding sequences:
- a CDS encoding DUF1559 domain-containing protein, with protein sequence MLRTPDQRRGFTLIELLVSISIIAVLIALLLPAVQQAREAARRSQCKNNLRQVGLALQNYHSDYLVFPLGVRNQYLGFGSSWWVGLLPYLEYGTLYNKYNHDVASCGFTPLNPALVADVSMPVMLCPSSPLEARVNGALLPGVNMTMPHYAGITGATNTGTVTGDQLHFADDLFPSTDNSLCCLPHLDGRVAAGGVLIPNRTIAIRDITDGSSNTIVVGEISSSVLKSGVSLRVDAGNPSGWAAGTVSVGTPPQLLGPGGFTPAFPVFNLTTVRYPIGTKDGGLPGIHTDGGPNNPLISAHSGGTQCLLTDGSVRFLSENMNLETLKNLCTRNDGKVLGEY encoded by the coding sequence ATGTTACGCACACCTGATCAAAGACGTGGATTTACACTGATTGAACTACTGGTATCTATCTCTATTATCGCTGTACTGATAGCACTTCTGCTACCAGCAGTTCAGCAGGCGCGGGAGGCCGCCCGGCGTTCCCAGTGCAAAAACAATCTCAGGCAGGTCGGTCTGGCGCTGCAGAATTATCACAGCGACTACCTGGTATTTCCGCTGGGGGTCCGGAATCAGTACCTTGGTTTCGGGTCGAGCTGGTGGGTGGGGCTGCTGCCTTATCTGGAGTATGGCACTCTTTACAACAAGTATAATCACGATGTCGCCAGCTGCGGGTTCACGCCTTTGAATCCGGCGCTGGTGGCGGATGTCAGTATGCCGGTCATGCTGTGTCCGTCCAGTCCGCTGGAGGCTCGCGTCAATGGTGCGCTGCTACCCGGGGTGAATATGACAATGCCGCACTACGCGGGAATTACCGGGGCGACGAATACCGGCACGGTGACGGGCGATCAACTTCACTTTGCGGATGATCTGTTTCCTTCCACGGATAATTCACTCTGTTGTCTGCCCCACCTGGATGGGCGAGTTGCTGCGGGGGGCGTGCTGATTCCCAATCGAACCATCGCGATTCGTGATATCACTGACGGTTCATCGAATACGATTGTGGTGGGAGAGATCTCCAGCTCGGTGCTGAAGTCGGGGGTGAGTCTGCGTGTCGACGCGGGGAATCCGAGTGGCTGGGCCGCGGGAACGGTGAGTGTGGGGACGCCTCCCCAATTGCTGGGACCAGGCGGTTTCACGCCGGCGTTTCCGGTGTTCAACCTGACAACGGTGCGTTATCCGATTGGAACAAAGGATGGCGGACTGCCGGGGATTCATACGGACGGAGGGCCTAATAATCCATTGATTTCAGCACATAGTGGCGGCACACAGTGTCTGTTGACGGACGGTTCTGTGAGATTTCTGAGCGAAAACATGAATCTGGAAACATTGAAAAATCTATGTACCCGCAACGACGGGAAGGTTCTCGGAGAATATTAA
- a CDS encoding serine/threonine-protein kinase, whose product MNNPPYDPADDDLMAAAYTIDRICDSFESSWKQGQSPEIESFLKETSGKTQSIVFAELLRLDIHYRRMNGNLLSLDDYQSRFPQYSEILQDFTSQLADSFRQVRRLGRYRLEKIVGRGAFGLVWKAWDEELQRTVALKLPRKKSLSAVERKRFSREARSAARLSHPGIVSIHDFEEIDGTLVLVTEFVDGSTLREWTRHHEVDFIKAASICRDLANALDAAHQQSVIHRDLKPNNVLVTDDDQLRITDFGLAKRSDVESTIAVTGAIMGTFAYMSPEQADGKASTVDGRADIYSLGVILYELLTNRVPFKGNSCQEMISQILHTEPVPPHKWNASIPRDLETICLKSLSKLAGDRYDTADELAEDLQRFIEGKPITARRLSLHEKLWRWAKRNRLLSASLLTTCVLLLSSSTAMIVMHDDGKWQVNVQTEPPGTRIIVYPRDSISGEPDPSIEFVADGTTPTDLRLAPGEYYVVAMLEGTPRFQQVFRKVPPRGAEIPIGSTKNRFWNKTQANTLEWPEIIIPTQSVLDEMVLIKGNQIDIPDLYVSTRCFTNHDYLTLRPDASDADPARHAPLDAPYYPEGQDFAIHFAEEAGGRLMTADEFKHIVDSLPLQPALDNFLNSGKEWTSSLATPEQIETSKAALDLNPEFRTPDFIGLTISRNQNHNQAEGNYELKNQKSYSIQTAIRYLQPEKIGFRLVRPASQQLKRKQPTK is encoded by the coding sequence ATGAATAATCCCCCCTATGATCCTGCAGATGATGATCTAATGGCGGCAGCCTATACCATTGATCGCATCTGTGACAGCTTCGAATCATCCTGGAAACAGGGACAATCCCCCGAAATCGAAAGTTTCCTCAAAGAGACTTCCGGTAAGACCCAGTCTATTGTCTTCGCCGAATTACTCCGACTGGATATCCACTATCGCAGGATGAACGGGAACCTGCTCTCCCTGGATGACTATCAATCCCGCTTTCCCCAATACAGCGAAATCCTGCAGGACTTCACCTCCCAACTCGCCGATTCATTTCGGCAGGTACGTCGACTCGGCCGCTATCGTCTTGAAAAAATCGTCGGTCGAGGCGCCTTCGGGCTGGTCTGGAAAGCGTGGGATGAAGAACTCCAGCGGACCGTCGCCCTCAAGCTGCCTCGAAAAAAGTCACTCTCGGCTGTCGAACGGAAACGTTTCTCCCGGGAAGCCCGCTCCGCCGCCCGACTTTCCCACCCCGGAATCGTATCCATCCATGACTTCGAGGAAATTGATGGAACTCTCGTACTGGTCACAGAATTTGTCGATGGCTCCACCCTTCGCGAATGGACCAGACACCACGAAGTCGACTTCATCAAAGCCGCGAGCATCTGTCGTGACCTGGCCAACGCCCTTGATGCCGCGCACCAGCAGTCCGTGATCCACCGGGATCTCAAACCGAATAACGTCCTGGTCACTGATGACGACCAGCTGCGCATCACCGATTTTGGGCTCGCCAAACGCTCTGATGTCGAATCTACAATCGCCGTAACCGGTGCGATTATGGGAACCTTTGCCTACATGAGCCCCGAACAGGCAGACGGCAAAGCATCCACCGTCGATGGACGTGCCGATATCTACTCCTTGGGAGTGATTCTGTATGAACTGCTGACGAACCGGGTCCCTTTTAAGGGAAATTCCTGTCAGGAAATGATTTCACAGATCCTGCACACCGAACCGGTTCCCCCACACAAATGGAATGCCAGCATCCCCCGTGACCTGGAGACGATCTGTCTGAAATCCTTAAGTAAACTCGCGGGAGATCGCTACGACACCGCTGATGAGCTGGCTGAGGACCTGCAGCGGTTTATCGAAGGAAAACCCATCACTGCGCGTCGGCTCTCGCTGCATGAGAAACTGTGGCGCTGGGCAAAGCGAAACCGGTTATTGAGCGCGTCCCTGCTCACAACCTGCGTACTTTTGCTGAGCAGCTCAACCGCCATGATCGTCATGCATGATGATGGCAAATGGCAGGTAAATGTCCAGACCGAACCACCGGGAACACGCATCATCGTCTATCCTCGTGACTCCATCTCCGGAGAACCCGATCCCAGCATCGAATTCGTAGCCGACGGGACAACTCCCACCGATCTCCGTCTCGCACCAGGAGAATACTATGTAGTTGCGATGCTCGAAGGAACGCCCCGGTTTCAGCAAGTCTTCCGTAAAGTCCCTCCTCGAGGAGCGGAGATTCCCATCGGAAGTACCAAAAACAGATTCTGGAATAAAACTCAAGCCAACACACTCGAATGGCCTGAAATCATCATTCCTACGCAAAGTGTGTTGGATGAGATGGTTTTGATCAAAGGCAATCAGATTGATATCCCTGATCTTTACGTCTCCACCAGATGCTTCACAAATCACGACTATTTAACTCTTCGTCCAGACGCAAGTGACGCTGATCCCGCCAGACACGCCCCGCTCGACGCTCCTTATTACCCGGAAGGACAGGATTTCGCCATACACTTTGCCGAGGAGGCGGGGGGACGGCTTATGACAGCCGACGAATTCAAGCACATCGTTGATTCTCTCCCTCTGCAGCCTGCGTTAGATAATTTTCTTAATTCAGGCAAAGAATGGACATCCTCACTGGCAACTCCAGAGCAAATAGAAACATCAAAAGCAGCATTGGATTTGAATCCGGAGTTCCGTACGCCCGATTTTATCGGTTTGACAATCTCCCGAAATCAGAATCATAATCAAGCTGAGGGCAACTACGAGTTAAAGAATCAGAAAAGCTACTCTATTCAAACCGCAATCCGCTATTTACAACCGGAAAAGATTGGATTTCGTCTTGTGCGTCCAGCATCACAGCAGTTGAAGAGAAAACAGCCCACAAAATAG
- a CDS encoding ECF-type sigma factor produces the protein MEYDEDTPVSSWLSTLGNDQKDAVQEIWDEFYEKLIRYAQTRVNTFPTATLDAEDIVLSVFESVWAASQRGRFDSVQNRDELWWLLIAMTQRKAVSHIRRETAQKRTSPEGKLPVSINSIENFQAYVSTNQSPEYFAIMEEEYQRVLNKLSDDVLKKIAVYKIQGYTHEEISDLLEISPATVTRKVRLIRKAWSHE, from the coding sequence ATGGAATACGACGAAGACACCCCGGTCTCCAGCTGGCTGAGTACCCTGGGAAACGATCAGAAGGATGCCGTCCAGGAAATCTGGGACGAGTTTTATGAGAAACTGATTCGCTATGCACAGACCCGGGTCAACACCTTTCCGACAGCCACCCTGGACGCCGAAGATATCGTGCTTTCCGTCTTCGAAAGTGTCTGGGCGGCTTCACAACGCGGTCGATTTGATTCAGTCCAGAACCGGGATGAATTATGGTGGCTGCTGATTGCCATGACCCAACGAAAAGCAGTCAGCCACATCCGCCGGGAAACCGCCCAGAAACGCACCTCACCAGAGGGAAAACTGCCGGTCTCGATCAATTCCATTGAAAACTTCCAGGCTTACGTGTCCACCAACCAGTCCCCCGAATACTTTGCCATCATGGAAGAAGAATATCAGCGCGTCTTAAATAAACTTTCTGATGATGTTTTGAAGAAAATTGCGGTTTATAAGATACAGGGTTACACACATGAGGAAATCAGTGATCTGTTGGAAATCTCCCCCGCCACTGTAACGAGAAAGGTACGGCTGATCCGAAAAGCATGGAGTCATGAATAA
- a CDS encoding Gfo/Idh/MocA family oxidoreductase, translating to MAAKSFKPVKTGVIGLGRFGRLHALTLAGLAEAELAAVVARRQESLDTLRKELPDVPGWTNLTQAIEESDAEAWVVACTTESHVAVTRELLEHGKVVLLEKPISETLEEAESLAPLVRPDSSNLMLGHILLFNSEFQELREVARKRGPISYIDCVRHRPASIVQDFPGENPLQAAMVHDLYSTQVLLDCAEPDHFSALFHRTENGDIDLAVAQLQWNGGPVASFAASYLTPAGMPPRGFDRTEVFGEGWSARIEPNPRPISVWDNAAAWPLALEVRANPPSGMMAEELRCFCRVVRNTEAVPAGATYSDAMQVQRWMEKLNAFA from the coding sequence ATGGCTGCGAAGAGTTTTAAACCCGTAAAAACAGGTGTCATTGGTCTGGGACGTTTCGGACGATTACATGCATTGACATTAGCAGGATTGGCAGAGGCTGAGCTGGCAGCGGTGGTAGCACGACGCCAGGAAAGTCTCGATACCCTGCGTAAAGAACTTCCCGATGTGCCAGGGTGGACCAATCTGACACAGGCGATTGAAGAGTCTGACGCAGAGGCCTGGGTGGTCGCCTGCACGACAGAATCTCACGTGGCGGTCACCAGAGAACTGCTCGAACATGGGAAAGTCGTACTGCTGGAAAAGCCGATTTCAGAGACGCTGGAAGAAGCGGAAAGTCTCGCCCCACTGGTCCGCCCCGATTCCAGTAATCTGATGCTGGGACACATCCTGCTGTTCAACAGCGAATTTCAGGAGTTGCGAGAAGTAGCCCGCAAACGTGGTCCGATTTCCTACATCGACTGTGTACGCCATCGACCGGCGAGTATCGTGCAGGATTTCCCAGGCGAAAACCCGTTACAGGCTGCGATGGTGCATGACCTGTATTCAACACAGGTACTTCTCGATTGTGCAGAACCAGATCACTTCAGTGCCCTGTTCCATCGGACAGAAAATGGCGATATCGATCTGGCCGTCGCACAACTCCAGTGGAACGGAGGTCCGGTGGCCTCGTTTGCGGCTTCCTATTTAACGCCTGCGGGAATGCCGCCACGCGGTTTTGATCGAACTGAAGTATTCGGTGAGGGCTGGTCTGCACGCATCGAACCAAATCCACGTCCGATCTCAGTCTGGGACAATGCAGCTGCCTGGCCCCTGGCATTGGAAGTGCGTGCCAATCCCCCCAGCGGCATGATGGCTGAAGAGCTACGTTGCTTCTGTCGGGTCGTGCGAAACACAGAAGCGGTCCCGGCTGGAGCGACTTATTCGGATGCCATGCAGGTACAACGCTGGATGGAGAAACTGAACGCGTTTGCCTGA
- a CDS encoding SGNH/GDSL hydrolase family protein, with product MQKIKSPRLLIQLILLLLLAVSPASAAEKTQSLQLTLPPMFYAVPGVEMSIYFDNIVLTETPEKYRFEVDCEIGTAEQNRWSVTPTESNVGQYSLSVRVTDADGANLGTANTVLQVSKPDAGANRDTCRLLIIGDSLTNATTYSNEIARLLSTPGNPKWQMLGTHKPRSAAAGVAHEGYGGWTWQRFVSQYEPKPDGTNRKRSSPFVYLGKDGKPGLDLPRYFKEECNDQKPDYVIIMLGINDCFSAKQDAIDEKIDGMFTQADILIKALQAAAPQAEVGICLTTPGNSRQEAFYANYKDRYSRWGWKKIQHRLVQRQIEKFKGRENENLFIVPTELNLDIVDGYPVNNGVHPNKVGYQQLGASIYAWLKYRMEE from the coding sequence GTGCAGAAAATTAAATCCCCCCGACTTCTGATCCAGCTGATTCTTCTTCTGCTGCTTGCAGTGTCTCCCGCATCGGCTGCTGAAAAAACACAATCTCTTCAGCTGACGCTGCCGCCCATGTTTTATGCGGTACCCGGCGTGGAGATGAGTATCTATTTCGACAATATCGTGCTGACCGAAACTCCCGAAAAATATCGCTTTGAAGTCGATTGTGAAATCGGTACTGCCGAGCAGAATCGCTGGTCCGTTACACCGACAGAGTCGAACGTCGGACAATATTCTCTTTCGGTCAGAGTGACAGACGCCGACGGAGCGAACCTGGGGACTGCGAATACAGTTCTGCAAGTTTCAAAGCCGGATGCGGGAGCCAATCGTGACACCTGTCGGTTGTTGATTATCGGCGACAGCCTGACAAATGCGACTACCTACTCCAACGAGATCGCCCGATTGCTCTCGACTCCCGGCAATCCTAAATGGCAAATGCTGGGAACACACAAACCGAGGTCCGCCGCTGCGGGAGTCGCCCACGAAGGTTACGGCGGTTGGACCTGGCAGCGGTTTGTTTCACAATATGAGCCGAAACCCGATGGAACCAATCGCAAACGCAGTAGTCCGTTCGTCTACCTCGGAAAAGATGGTAAACCTGGCCTCGATTTACCACGTTACTTCAAAGAAGAGTGTAATGATCAAAAACCAGATTATGTGATCATTATGCTGGGCATCAACGATTGTTTTTCAGCGAAACAGGATGCCATTGATGAAAAGATCGATGGCATGTTCACGCAGGCTGATATCCTGATCAAAGCCCTGCAGGCAGCGGCGCCGCAGGCGGAAGTGGGAATCTGCTTGACTACGCCGGGGAATTCACGGCAGGAAGCATTTTATGCCAACTATAAAGATCGCTACAGCCGCTGGGGGTGGAAGAAGATTCAACACAGGCTGGTGCAGCGTCAAATTGAAAAATTTAAAGGTCGCGAAAATGAGAACCTGTTCATCGTTCCGACGGAGCTAAACCTCGATATCGTGGATGGCTACCCGGTCAATAACGGTGTGCACCCCAACAAGGTTGGTTACCAGCAACTCGGGGCGAGCATTTATGCGTGGTTGAAGTATCGAATGGAGGAGTGA
- a CDS encoding DUF1592 domain-containing protein has translation MSVFRAVCGFVCCLSWLAPCSAAEPQHKHAPTVTRLLKKYCLDCHDVATADGEREFETFSLPLKSEQQLITADSIIDQVTLRKMPPEESVQPTDEERLALIGALRDSIQEARSQFESTGSRTIMRRLSNREYENTLATLFDRRVDTLGLTADFPKEETSQHMDNIGESLVTSGFLLDQYFQAASRLVEARLGKPEMKPKSWHFKDNFKQYEELSGAHRSVFKYRYLCLYEQPNTDTRQGGYGHIEDFLDGVPVSGLYDIQVKAQALHRDTHYDPKIFRIDFSEPFQLAVVTGDVKKGHIHYPQAIEPILASTVVPDDKPEWLKFRVWLEAGQTPRFIFPNGPYESRASVITLNKRYKDEFKNPETGVRRSALLREGELPHIRISEIKINGPLPEPGGSKEELAVFGKQGFQEAHALDQLYRFAKKAYRRPLNESDQQRIKTLYEKRLSEQAPPRQAALDTVKLILCSPSFLYLSEITPEEELELHPYDLASRLSYALWTAPPDAELFAAAASGQLKNKEELQKQIRRLLKDPRSDEFVNGFLDSWLNLRAMGDQPPPRRAAWEYYAQNLPESMKQEARLFFRSLLDENGSVKNFLDADYTFVDKKLAHLYQLPEKDKMRLKNGFQRVSLSGTRHRGGVLGMAGVLTVSANGVDTSPVTRGVYVLENLLGSPPPPPPDEVPAIEADVSGATTIRERLLKHSQDQTCYVCHRNIDPHGHALESFDPIGRWREKYPHPRGKGSGPKVDPTGKLPSGESFKDFESFKQVLLENRLDKFTHCLIEKLLTYSTGRQMERSDQYEIEDILKRVKTEDYGLETIVIEVMTSRIFRSR, from the coding sequence ATGAGCGTATTTCGCGCCGTTTGCGGTTTCGTATGCTGTCTTTCATGGCTGGCTCCCTGCTCTGCAGCAGAGCCGCAACACAAGCATGCCCCGACCGTCACCCGACTGTTGAAAAAATACTGTCTTGATTGCCATGACGTCGCAACCGCTGATGGTGAGCGCGAGTTCGAAACATTTTCCCTGCCGCTCAAATCGGAACAGCAGCTGATTACCGCGGATAGCATCATCGATCAGGTCACGCTGCGAAAAATGCCTCCTGAAGAATCGGTCCAGCCAACCGACGAAGAACGACTCGCTTTAATCGGTGCCTTACGCGACAGCATTCAGGAAGCACGGAGCCAGTTCGAAAGTACCGGATCACGCACCATCATGCGTCGCCTTTCCAATCGGGAATATGAAAACACCCTGGCAACTCTGTTTGACCGGCGGGTCGACACGCTGGGATTAACAGCGGACTTTCCGAAAGAAGAGACCAGCCAGCACATGGACAACATCGGCGAGTCGCTGGTGACGTCCGGATTTCTGCTGGATCAGTATTTCCAGGCAGCCTCCCGGCTGGTAGAGGCCCGTCTGGGAAAACCCGAGATGAAACCGAAGTCCTGGCACTTTAAGGACAATTTCAAACAGTACGAAGAACTGTCGGGGGCACACCGCAGTGTGTTCAAATACCGATATCTCTGTCTCTACGAGCAACCCAATACCGACACACGTCAGGGTGGCTATGGACACATTGAAGATTTTCTGGATGGAGTACCGGTCTCCGGTCTATATGACATCCAGGTTAAGGCCCAGGCGCTGCACCGTGACACCCATTACGATCCCAAGATTTTCCGCATCGACTTTTCGGAACCGTTTCAACTGGCTGTTGTGACGGGTGATGTGAAGAAAGGGCATATCCATTACCCCCAGGCCATCGAACCGATCCTGGCCAGCACCGTGGTTCCGGATGACAAACCTGAGTGGCTAAAGTTTCGCGTCTGGCTGGAAGCCGGGCAGACACCCCGATTCATTTTTCCAAACGGACCTTACGAGTCGCGGGCATCCGTCATTACGCTCAATAAACGCTACAAAGACGAATTTAAGAATCCTGAGACAGGTGTCAGACGAAGTGCTCTGCTTCGCGAAGGAGAGCTGCCTCACATCAGGATCAGCGAAATCAAAATCAATGGTCCGCTCCCGGAACCGGGAGGCAGTAAAGAAGAACTCGCCGTATTCGGGAAACAGGGATTCCAGGAAGCCCATGCCCTGGATCAACTGTATCGCTTTGCGAAAAAGGCCTATCGGCGTCCGCTGAACGAATCCGATCAACAACGAATCAAAACTCTTTACGAAAAACGACTGTCCGAGCAGGCGCCCCCACGTCAGGCAGCCCTCGATACCGTCAAGCTGATACTCTGCTCGCCCTCGTTTTTATACCTCAGTGAGATTACTCCCGAGGAAGAACTCGAATTACACCCGTATGATCTGGCGTCGCGTCTTTCCTATGCACTCTGGACGGCACCGCCTGATGCAGAATTGTTCGCCGCGGCCGCATCGGGTCAACTGAAGAACAAAGAAGAACTACAGAAACAGATTCGACGTCTGTTGAAAGATCCCCGTTCGGATGAATTCGTGAATGGATTTCTGGACAGCTGGCTCAATCTGCGTGCCATGGGCGACCAGCCTCCACCACGCAGAGCCGCCTGGGAATATTATGCTCAGAACCTGCCGGAATCGATGAAACAGGAAGCGCGTCTGTTTTTCCGCTCCCTGCTGGATGAAAACGGATCGGTCAAGAATTTCCTGGATGCAGATTATACCTTTGTTGACAAGAAACTGGCCCACCTCTATCAGTTACCTGAGAAAGACAAAATGCGACTGAAAAATGGTTTTCAGCGTGTCAGCCTTTCCGGTACCAGACACCGTGGGGGGGTGCTGGGCATGGCTGGCGTGCTGACCGTCAGCGCCAACGGTGTTGATACATCACCGGTTACTCGTGGTGTGTATGTCCTTGAAAATCTGCTCGGATCTCCACCACCACCTCCGCCAGATGAAGTGCCTGCTATTGAGGCTGATGTCAGCGGAGCCACGACCATTCGTGAGCGACTGCTCAAACACAGCCAGGATCAGACGTGTTACGTCTGTCATCGTAATATCGATCCCCACGGGCACGCACTGGAATCATTCGACCCGATCGGCCGCTGGCGGGAAAAGTATCCTCATCCGAGAGGAAAAGGGAGCGGCCCCAAGGTCGATCCAACGGGTAAACTGCCTTCCGGTGAATCATTCAAAGACTTCGAGAGCTTTAAACAGGTCCTGCTCGAAAACCGTCTTGATAAATTTACCCACTGTCTGATCGAAAAGCTGCTCACCTACTCAACCGGACGGCAGATGGAACGGTCAGACCAGTACGAGATTGAAGACATCTTGAAGCGTGTCAAAACCGAAGACTACGGCTTAGAGACCATCGTGATCGAAGTCATGACTTCCCGCATCTTTCGCTCACGTTAA
- a CDS encoding DUF1552 domain-containing protein produces the protein MKNKINRRRFMIRSIAGSIALPGLPSLMSSTLAGNSAISEDRGAGAGAQRFVAVGNLLGFQLKHFFPEKTGKDFEETKLLKPLAANRDQLTIYRGLDHGLRGGHFAVHTFLSGLLHHESKNRTDGNVTIDQFIADEIGNQTRFPSLTVGSEGGIHGGCQLSWTKSGVRVPPITGPAELFDRLFVADSKQVQARKVKENSLQASILDSIHDEARSLSKRVNSEDKAKLDEYFSSIRDVEKRLKLRQVWSDQPKPKAPFDKPADKNTVEDLPMLYELIALALQTDSTRIATLEIGGSFLPQHLGINKSYHGLSHHGNNEESIADLVTLELYQIEQFGKFLSRLAGISDGEQTLLDSTAVLFGSGMGNANSHTNSDLPIILAGGGYGTGEFKQAPAKGPGKVPLCNLFVDIAQRMGVEKEVFGTSTGRFS, from the coding sequence ATGAAGAATAAAATCAATCGCCGTCGATTCATGATTCGCTCCATTGCCGGATCGATCGCTTTACCAGGGTTGCCCTCTCTGATGAGTAGCACCCTCGCAGGGAACTCAGCGATTTCTGAGGACCGGGGAGCCGGTGCGGGTGCCCAACGGTTTGTCGCGGTGGGTAATTTACTTGGTTTTCAACTGAAACATTTTTTCCCAGAGAAAACCGGCAAAGACTTTGAAGAAACAAAGCTGCTCAAACCTCTGGCTGCAAATCGCGATCAGCTGACCATCTATCGCGGACTCGATCATGGACTTCGCGGCGGTCACTTTGCCGTGCACACCTTCCTGTCTGGTCTGCTCCATCACGAGTCCAAGAACCGTACCGACGGTAACGTCACCATTGACCAGTTTATCGCAGATGAAATCGGAAACCAGACACGGTTTCCGTCACTCACGGTTGGTTCTGAGGGTGGCATCCATGGTGGTTGCCAGCTTTCATGGACGAAGTCAGGCGTTCGCGTTCCGCCGATCACGGGGCCTGCCGAGCTGTTTGACCGTCTGTTTGTCGCAGATTCAAAACAGGTCCAGGCTCGTAAAGTGAAAGAGAACTCACTACAGGCCTCGATCCTTGATTCGATTCACGACGAAGCCCGTTCACTTTCAAAACGAGTTAACAGCGAAGACAAGGCGAAGCTCGACGAGTATTTCAGCTCCATTCGCGATGTCGAAAAACGCTTGAAGCTCCGCCAGGTCTGGTCCGATCAGCCTAAACCGAAAGCCCCCTTTGACAAACCGGCTGATAAGAACACCGTGGAAGATCTGCCGATGCTCTATGAGTTAATCGCGCTGGCGTTACAGACCGATTCCACTCGGATCGCTACGCTGGAAATCGGCGGCAGCTTTTTGCCACAACACCTGGGCATCAATAAGTCTTACCATGGTCTTTCACATCATGGTAATAATGAAGAGTCCATCGCAGATCTGGTCACACTTGAACTCTATCAGATCGAACAGTTTGGTAAATTCCTGTCGCGACTGGCTGGGATCTCTGACGGCGAGCAGACCCTGCTTGATTCAACCGCGGTCCTGTTTGGCAGCGGTATGGGGAATGCTAATTCACACACCAACTCAGACCTCCCCATTATTCTGGCGGGGGGCGGGTATGGAACTGGTGAATTCAAGCAGGCCCCCGCGAAAGGCCCGGGCAAAGTTCCGTTGTGCAATCTCTTCGTGGATATCGCTCAGCGAATGGGTGTGGAGAAGGAAGTATTTGGAACGAGTACCGGAAGGTTCTCCTGA